GCACGCCAAGCGCAAGACTGTCACTTCTCTCGACGTCGTTTACGCTCTCAAGCGACAGGGCCGTACCCTCTACGGTTTCGGTGGTTAAGCATTTACTTGCTCACCGGGTGGTTCGTTTGACTTTCAGAAGTATTGCACAGTTGCGCATTTGCAGACACAGGGATGGATGTATTTGACTACGGCGTTGGGGAAACACGGATATGATATTACCATTAGGCGTCATGGAAGACGACCTTGCGAAATGAATACCACATTGAACATTGATCATTTAAtaatgccctcatcgcctcTACTTCTCCCTATATTCGTGATTGACTACAATTCCTTTGACCGCTATTAGAAGCATTAACTATGAAGACGTAATTCGTTAAAGCAAACATTCAGTATGTTGTCTATTCTTCGAAATGCAAACAAATGGTATCATAATAACACGTAACTCTGTCTAAACCTAAAGGTATTTTCTCCCTGCTGCTGCCACCCGTGTCCTGAAGATAGGACTGCGTACTTCCATGTTTGCGCGGTAGAAAGGACTCATGATCGCCTTGACCCAATTCTCATACACCTCTGTAAAGAACAGCTTAATAGCCTCTTCTGTCGCTTGGCTGGTAGGGTTGGCGCCGATAGCGGTTGACGATCGCGATGATGTGCCAGTCGGGACGATGGGTTGATGAAGGAGGAGGAATTTGACGTTGCCGGCAGTGACGAAGCATGAGATGTAATTGTTGAAGAATTTGTCGATACATTTTAGGTACCTAGATAATGTCAAGACCAGAAAGTCAGCTCTCTGTTTATGAAGCAATGTCGACTTCGATTCGCGATGTAGCAAAGCCCCTTCCGACTCTCAAGCACATCCCCTCGGATGCGTCGTGACCACTTACATTTGTCCATGCGACCACTGCACTTCCTCTGCGATATCAAGACTTGAATGTAGGATAAACTGGTTCAAATGACGGACTTGATCACTGAAGCGCGACTGgccatcgccgccctgtttCGAGGTGCCGAACTCATGTTCAAATAGCGGGTTGTCCTGAGTGCCAACGATGGCAAAGTAATAACTCATGATGTCGCGTAGTATCAACTGTGTGTCGAGATCTTGTTTAGTTGTCCTAGAGTAGGTACGATGACGATTTGAGAGCAATGGATTCGTTTGGGTTACGGTCGTCTGAATTACCAGTTGCGCCGAGGTGTTAGGTGTTGAATGGAATGTAAGGTAAGTATGCGCTGCTCTAACTCAGGCTAGCTAACCCCCACTGCAGTATGTAGGTACATCCCCCACTGAACGACACCCGTTTAGCTGTCTCGTTATGCTCGGCTTAATTAGCCAACCATTGGCTCTGCGCTTAGTCTCCCGCGCGTCTGTAATAGCCGCCGACTGCCGGAAAAAGTTGACGTTCATTCGACAATAATCACCTTAACCCTCTCCCGACTGTGCCTCCAAACCCGCAACAATCCTCCACGATGTTCGGCGCATTTCGCATCACGAATCCTCTATCTGGAGGCCTTCTGTGGAAGGTCCCATGGAGGCTGTCCAAGTTCCAGAAGCGCCGCCACCGACTTCGTCTCCGAGCCGTCGACGATGTTGTAGCAACCGTTGATGCTGCTCTTGCCAAGAAGGGACAGACTCTTGAGGCCCTTGACCGATGGAAGGCTGAGATGCCTACTGAGGCTGAAATGCTGCCAAGGGATAAATACACCATGTTTGACCGCAAGGCCAAGCGTTACCGCAAGGGTATTCACAGTATGTTCCTCCGCTCAGATCAACTTTCTGTTTTCAGATCAATACTGATATTCTAATAGAGCTACCCAAGTGGACAAGAGTGTCACAACGAGTCAACCCCCCTGGTTACTAGAGAATCGATTTCACGAGGTCGAAGAAGCAGGACTACCGGGTCGAAGATCATATGGAGAACGGCGTATTCATCCCACAATGGGAATTACAAGTAGATCCATGTTGGGGTCCATGTACAACACCTTTGTTTCAATTACGAATTGCGAGATAATGACAATATTTGCCAAAATACAACACAAAAGCTTTGGTGGCGATCTTATATGAAAGTGAAGGAACCAAGGATACGCATTGGAACAAAAGACGAAGGAAAACGTGCCACAAAGGCATATAGGAAGTAGGAATCACAGGTCTTCTCAATTGACGAAGTCTTTCTGTTTAAAATTAAGGGTATCGAGTCCCAAATCTCGTTCTAGGGACAGCCTCTGCTTCTAATACACCCAACTACTTTCCCTCAGCGTACTCGTCACGTTCCTCGGCCTGTATCGCCCTGCCAATTCCTCCTCTGCCCTCGTCAAAGTCCTCGCGGTACTCGTCACGTACTTGGCCGCCAGATTTGCCACGACCGTACTGGCGACCCTCCTCAAAGCCAGGGTCCAGATCGGTACGAATAATGCGTTCATCGAGTTTTGTGCCACCGACATACTTCAAACAATCAAGAGCGTCCTGGTGTGTGTAATACTCAACGAAGCAGAAACCGCAGGGTGTTTTGCTGAAACGATCGAGGCCCATGACGAGGCGCTTGATTTCGCCGCACTTTGCAAAAAGCTCGTAAACTTGTTCTTCTGTTGTGTAGAAAGACCTTTTGGTGACATAAAAAGTTAGATTTTGACTATTGTTCTGAACTTAGACTTGGGGAGACAAACAGGTTGCCAACATAGAGGGTTGTAGCATTGGCCAAAGGATCGACTTGGGGCTcttgtggttggttgctGTCGTCATCGCGATCGCGTCTTCGCTTGTTCTAGCATCGTGTTAGTACATGGTGCTGAAGAGCGCGCAGGGGAGATCGTACGCGGTTCTGATAGTAGGCGCTGGGCCTATCAAGGCGCTCTACTGTGCTTCTAACGCCAGGTCGCATTGTGCCTTGTATTGACGGAGCGATGGatatttgtttttttatgaATCGCAAAGGTCCTTTGTCGAAAGATTGTTCATGCGACAAGTCTGCATATAAATCTTGAAATGTTGAATGATCGTGATGATAGATGTTGGTGTAGCTCAAGTAGCCTTGCGATGAGAGAGTGGGCCCATACCTACCAATGTGGCGGTGCTAGTGGCTTCATCTGGTGGTGCTGTGCTGCCGTGGTGACAAGCGCGTACCTGCCCACCTAAACTTAGCACCTAAACTCAGCACCTAAAGTTGCAGCGACCTACGTATTTTGCGCCAGGCCAAGACCTTCAGCCTCGTTTATTTTCTTTGCCATTTCATATCGCGACTTACCTTTTCACCCATAAATTTGAAGAACTCATAACACAAACCTTGAAAATTTGAATCAAATACTAGCTGACGAATTTCGACTTTGGTTCTTTACCATGCCCAAGGTCAAGAGCTATTCGGCAGCTTGGCTGTCAGGCAACGCTCCCGGCCACCGTCTCTTTGAACAATTATCTGAAGCTACCAAGCCTCGTGGACTGGAGTCGAACTACTcatccaagaagaaggctattCCTGGTCCTCGCAGAACAATTGCTCGCCGGGGTACCGAGGTATTTGTCGCTGTTGGTCGTGAAATTCGTTGGGGAGATCTTGCGTACTTGAAGGATGAATGGGCGAATCGTCATCCAAAGAGTAGATCGTCGCAAGGCGTCCGCATCAAGCGTGAGGACTCTACGGAGTCATTTGATGATGAAAACCTAGAAACCACTGCTGGGTTGAGGGTATGTTTAGATATCATGCCTTACA
This Fusarium poae strain DAOMC 252244 chromosome 3, whole genome shotgun sequence DNA region includes the following protein-coding sequences:
- a CDS encoding hypothetical protein (BUSCO:52151at5125), encoding MRPGVRSTVERLDRPSAYYQNRNKRRRDRDDDSNQPQEPQVDPLANATTLYVGNLSFYTTEEQVYELFAKCGEIKRLVMGLDRFSKTPCGFCFVEYYTHQDALDCLKYVGGTKLDERIIRTDLDPGFEEGRQYGRGKSGGQVRDEYREDFDEGRGGIGRAIQAEERDEYAEGK
- a CDS encoding hypothetical protein (BUSCO:52765at5125); translation: MSYYFAIVGTQDNPLFEHEFGTSKQGGDGQSRFSDQVRHLNQFILHSSLDIAEEVQWSHGQMYLKCIDKFFNNYISCFVTAGNVKFLLLHQPIVPTGTSSRSSTAIGANPTSQATEEAIKLFFTEVYENWVKAIMSPFYRANMEVRSPIFRTRVAAAGRKYL
- a CDS encoding hypothetical protein (BUSCO:58012at5125); amino-acid sequence: MFGAFRITNPLSGGLLWKVPWRLSKFQKRRHRLRLRAVDDVVATVDAALAKKGQTLEALDRWKAEMPTEAEMLPRDKYTMFDRKAKRYRKGIHKLPKWTRVSQRVNPPGY